From the Aspergillus puulaauensis MK2 DNA, chromosome 1, nearly complete sequence genome, the window CGCTCGAGTTTAAAGCGCGATGCAATCCGTGGCCTGGCGCAGTTCAGGTTCTTGGACCGTCACGCGACAGGCTTAGTTTGTCTGTATTCGGGCTGGTTGTCCACTCGCAGGCGAGCAAGAGTTGCATCGCATTCCCCTGCAGGACTTGGCTGGTGCATTTTCATCTATTTATATTGAGTCACTTCTGCAGCACCGAGGGTAAGCGGTGCCCCGCGTCTGAGTGTAGAGGAGGGTGGCTTCGCTGACTCGTGTTCGACAACCGCATTCTATATTGCTTTTGCCCTATGTAGATCACTGACAGGGATGTGGGGTCTATTGTGAATTTGTGATAGAACAACAGCAGATTGCAGATCCAATATTGCTTCTGGGCGCTGGTGGAGTCGACTTACATCTCGCACCTCGATCTACAAGCCCCTACAGACTTTATcaaataatataaagaacATGAAGACCCAGTCTGGGATCTATACACTAATCTCCCACATCCGCGAGGATCATGCTAACCTCCACTCTCTGCCCCCATCCTTGGACATGCCAACTTACTCCGGACTATTTACTCCGTATACAAGCATGCTCCCCACTTTTGCTAAACTTCAAACCGCATAGAATAAAACCACATCTCCAGCATGTCCCTCCATCATAGAGCAATACATTCTAACAATCTAACAATCTAACAAATACCCAAAATGCCCATCCAAGAAAAACCCACACCCCAAGCCACACCCAAATCACGGCCCAAAAGCTCCACCCTCAATGtaaccaccaacaaccccatTATACAAGCCAAGCTCTAAACCCTAACACGACGTATATAGGTAATAATAATCGGCGCCGGCCTCGGCGGCCTGGGCGCCGCAATCTCAATCCTGCTCGCCGGGCACCCCGTAACAGTGCTCGAATCCGCGCGCAGCATCAGCGAAGTCGGCGCGGGCATCCAGTGTCTCCCAAACAGCACCAGAATCCTACGCTCGTGGGATATACACGAGATACTTCCATCGAAAGCCTCGAAAACAGAGAGATGCAATATCCTGAACTGGAGGGGGGGTCTTATTTCAAGTATGGACTTTGCGGCGGCCGGGACAGAACACGGTGCTCCGTTTTATGATTTCCATCGTGCGGATTTACATTCTGTCCTGCTGAACCGGGCAATGGAGCTCGGGGCGGATATTCGCACGAATAGTGAAGTTGTGGACATCTATTTCGATGATGAGCAGAGCATCGCCACGGTCTTGATTAAGGACCAAGACGCTCAAGTTGCAGACCTGGTCATCGGCGCCGACGGAATCAACTCGCGGTGCCGCGAGATCTTGCTCGGACGGCGTGAACCACCGCATCGGACGGGTGATATGGCGTATCGGATTCTCCTTGATGCTGAAGATGTAAGGAGGGATCCAGAGTTGGTGAGGTATTTGGATGAGAGGGCCGTGAATTATTGGTATGGGCCTGGGGCGCATGCTGGTAAGAACCACTATATGACCCTGGAAGTCGTTCAAACTGTTGACTATGGCAGTAACGTATCCCCTTCGCGACGCATCACAGCTCAACCTCGTCCTGCTAGTCCCGGACAACATGCCCGAAGAAGGCCCGTCAACACTACAGGGCTACGTGGACGAGATGCAGGGGTTATTCAAGGAGTGGGATCCAAAGTACGCTGTCACctattacttatataaacCAGCAACGAAGCACAAAAGACAAAGCTAACCACAATAGAATCGGAAAACTCCTCGCCCTGTGTCCATCCGTCCTCCGATGGCGCCTCTGCATCCGCAACAGCATCGACTCCTGGGTCCATCCCAGCCAGGCTTTTGCACTTCTCGGCGACTCCGCGCACGCGACACTCCCTTACCTCGCCAGCGGGGCGGGAATCACATTTGAAGACGCAGCCGTGCTAGGCGAGTGTCTTAGTCGGATCCAATCCCGCTCTAAAGATGAGAAGGCTAAGGCGTTGGGCGTCTATGAGCTGTGTAGGAAACTGCGGACGGAGACTGTTGTGCAGCGAGGGTCGATCCAGCAGGATTTGAATCACCTtgacgatggggaggaaCAGAGGGAGCGGGATCGGAAGATGCGTGGgtttgaggctgttgagagGGATTATCTTCAAGGGGGACGGGGACCTTTACCTGACGGGTTggaagatggggaggatCCTTTGGTGTGGAGGAGATATGGGGTTGGGAGGTGGTTGTTTAAGTATGATGCTTGGGAAGATGTGGAAGAGAAGTGGAATGCTGTACGGAATTAGTCTGTTTATTATGTCTTATCGCCTGGTAGGGAGTATTGGCGAGAAGACGACAATATAATTGTTCTACTGGTAAAAGCTGACTGGAAGTATACACGTTAAGCATATGAAGGATTCTAGTATAGTAGTCTATCTTCTGTACGTAGAAGGTTAAACATGGTGGATATTAACTAAATAGAGGGAACCAGGCCCTGCCTCTCCAAGAAGAACTCCAAGCGAGTCCAACACAGATGCTTTTTATCCTTGGGGGCACAGCCCTCCCACTGATCCCTCTCCGGCTGAACAAGCGCCCTGGGAAGGGCATTCCTCTTCAGATCCGACCGCACAACCAACTTAAAGAACTTGATCTCGCCCATGAAGTGCGAAATCCAGGCTGCCCAGCCATTAGGCTCTGCAATGACACCGGGGA encodes:
- a CDS encoding uncharacterized protein (COG:C,H;~EggNog:ENOG410PIAV;~InterPro:IPR036188,IPR002938;~PFAM:PF01494;~TransMembrane:1 (i21-44o);~go_function: GO:0071949 - FAD binding [Evidence IEA]), with protein sequence MPIQEKPTPQATPKSRPKSSTLNVIIIGAGLGGLGAAISILLAGHPVTVLESARSISEVGAGIQCLPNSTRILRSWDIHEILPSKASKTERCNILNWRGGLISSMDFAAAGTEHGAPFYDFHRADLHSVLLNRAMELGADIRTNSEVVDIYFDDEQSIATVLIKDQDAQVADLVIGADGINSRCREILLGRREPPHRTGDMAYRILLDAEDVRRDPELVRYLDERAVNYWYGPGAHAVTYPLRDASQLNLVLLVPDNMPEEGPSTLQGYVDEMQGLFKEWDPKIGKLLALCPSVLRWRLCIRNSIDSWVHPSQAFALLGDSAHATLPYLASGAGITFEDAAVLGECLSRIQSRSKDEKAKALGVYELCRKLRTETVVQRGSIQQDLNHLDDGEEQRERDRKMRGFEAVERDYLQGGRGPLPDGLEDGEDPLVWRRYGVGRWLFKYDAWEDVEEKWNAVRN